The Symphalangus syndactylus isolate Jambi chromosome 1, NHGRI_mSymSyn1-v2.1_pri, whole genome shotgun sequence DNA segment ttttttttccttgtaaatttgtttgagttcattgtagattctggatattagccctttgtcagatgagtaggttgcaaaaattttgtcccattctgtaggttgcctgttcactctgatggtggtttctttttatatacccaaaggattataaatcatgctactataaagacacatgcacacatatgtttattgcagcactattcacaatagcaaagacttggaaccaacccaaatgtccaacaatgatagactggattaagaaaatatggcacatatacactatggaatactatgcagccataaaaaatgatgagttcatggcctttgtagggacatggatgaacctggaaaccatcattctcagcaaaatatcacaaggacaaaaaaccaaacaccgcatgttctcactcatacgtggtaATTGatcaaagagaacacatggacacaggaaggggaacatcacacaccaccggggactgttgtggggtggggggagggatagcattaggagatatacctaatgctaaatgacgagttaatgggtgcagcacaccaacatggcacatgtatacatatgtaactaacctgcatgttgtgcacatgtaccctaaaacttaaagtataataataataaaaataaataaataaataaataagtaaaaaaaaaataaaaaaaagcaaaaacaaaaaaaacaaagacaacccAAATGCCCTCTCCTCCATAAAGCTTCTAATCTAATGCTGTCTTGGGAGAGGATGTCTTTTAGTATGAGCTACTACAGAACTTTGTGATTCCTTTttggcatttattattatttttcctgtgaTACAAGGTATTTGATCTATTTTATCTCCCTACAAATGCACACTCCATGAGGTCAGGTATATATCTTATATTGCCCACCAAGTCTTAAGCACAGATTGCTTAGAAAATTCTCACCTGAGGCCGTACAGTTCAAGAATAGAGAATGCGGAATTGAATCTCAGCTATATCTCATTCTGACATCCCTGCTCTTAACCATTTCTGCATCAATTTTGCCTTCACAGCCCCTAGTACAGTGGTTACCACCTCTTTGTTGGTTTGAGAAAACCTCAATTCATATGATTTTGCAGCATACTGTAGAGAATATGATTGGCATGTTTacttttgtttgattttattacTGGAAAAAGTTAATCTGTGAAAGAGAAGTCaggctttttaaaacacaaaatatttattgatttcttatTTGGGCAAACATATATGATAGATGAGGTATAAATAATAGTTCTCATTTGATTGAAGAGACTGAGGTACAGTGATTAAGGGATTTGAGACAATTATTGTTGGGACTGGGACTAAGGCCAAGATTTTCCAACTTCTACCCATTTTTATCTTACCATTATCAATTTTTGTGAATATTTGTACCACTAACTACACGCAAAACAAAACAGTTAGTGTCCTTATTTTATTATATCACATTGATGGCATAATGATGAATACTTAACatataaatgaaggaaaataaaaggaattcaCGTTTATTAAATGTTGTTTTATATAACAAATACTTTATAGAGATTGcagcttatatttttaaaatgctaaaggataagtattattattcccacttggcacatgaagaaactgaggcttaaagagatcaagcaacttgctcaaggtcacacagctggaaaatAGCAGAACCTATGTGAAGGCTCCTTTATAAATAGTCCAAAACCCGAATGTTTGCCAGTAGTCAGTGGAAAGTGCAGGCTTGGatcgatttttttttctgtctcttcatgTTGACAAATTTGTTGACCTATCTGGGCTTCAGTTTTATCCTCTTTAAAATTAGGGcaatacctggcttatttcacttaacacaatgatctccaattccatccatgttgttgcaaatggctggatctcattctttttttttaatggctaaatagtaaatagaaaaagaatgaataagacctattattcaatagcacaatagggtgactatagtcaataataacaattgcatattttaaaataaattaaagaatgtaattggattatttgtaactcaaaggataaatgcctgaggggatggatactccattcttcatgatgtgcttatttcacattgcatgcctgtatcaaaacatctcatgtaccccataaatatgtacacctactatgtacccacaaaaattaaaaataaataaaaaattaaaataataatttaaaataagtaaaatgagggTAATGTCTATTTCAAATGATTATTGTATGAATTTAATAAGATTAAAGTGGTTTGTTTATTGTGTGAGTACAGGAAATGAGAAAAGGTAGCCCTGTAGCCACAAGGTGACTGATTAGAGACTTAGCAATGGGATTCCAAGATTCCTGATTCTAAGGCAACTGCTCTTTCAGTTATAACATATACTTGATTTGTAGTTAATAGGATAGGAAAGCccttttttcttacatttcacAGAGCATACATGATTTTCACAAtggtgaaaaaaagaaactgaaggctAGGTCTGGACTGTTTCTGAACTGTCAACTCTGTATCTGTGCATTAGCTACAGGTGGTTCTTTCCCCAAAATGAGTTATGATGTGACTAATTTTAAACTAGATCAATTACAACTTGTGTACAGATAAACCCCAGTAAATCCTAGgttttttatcttaaaaactcTTCAGTGCCTTTCATGATGAATATGGCAGCTTTATACTTTAAGGCAACCATTGTGTTTCCCAGACTTTTAACTATGTTACACTGGAGGAAGGGTTGAAATAGAAAGATGATTGATTATAAGTATTCAAAACTGTTATTGTGACAGAATTTCAGCACATCTGGGAAAATGTTAGCTTTTCCAAGATCTCAATCTGCTGCTGATACCTGACATTCTGAATATCTTGTAGCCTTTAGAACAtgtgaataaaaattatataattttttcttgttaGTCATTCATATATCAGGATTAATGAGACTGTTCTTTGAAAAGGGCCTGTGGATGCTGGTGGAGGGCATGGAGACCCATGGCACCCCAGGGAAAGCTAGGGTCTAATTAAGATACAAGACAGGACTAATTTTAGATGGGAGCAGGTAAGCTAACCTTGTAGACATTACAATCTTGCTAAAATCAGCCTTAGAGATTGCGTCCAGCTTTATCTTTCTTAGAGCCCCGGAACTCTTGGATTTCCTCTGAGGGCCAAGAAGATGTCAATATATACAGTTGACAAAACTATGATGCCTACTCCTTTTTAACATTAGGTAGAGAAGGTCAAACAAATCCTGTGGTTATTAGTTGAACACACCCACTTGACCCACTAAAGGGAAAGCTGAGGACAGAAAAAGAAGACGATTTTATTCCCTGATTATAGCTAGTTATCAGCAGAACTTAAATATCCGGCTCTTATCCTTGGACTTTGCATAGTCACTGATTTAGTTACCGGTAGCGGCAGATTCAGAGAGACAATACAGTCACCGGAAGCACAGCAAACTCCTTGTGGGCAAAAAAGCCTTGTGTTTATATCCTCTAGAACCTGGCACATGCATAATACTTGAAATTTTTTGCTAAATATATGAATGGATAGAACTCAGACTGAATTAAATTGTCCCTCACACCAGCCTCATTCTCCATGTTTTTAACTACATTTTCTCTGACTTCTTTTGAgagtaaaaaaaatttcaacatttgGACCTGGAATTCCTCATGaccccaggggaaaaaaaaattgttcagagTTATTGACTCTTTCTCTTACCGAGTCCTGTCCCAGTTTCTAATTAATATGTGAACCAACTTTAAATAAGAAATGAATGCACCTTGCCCAGTATGTCTTTCAAAAATACTAatttagtttatatttctttcagATTGTAGAGTTAAGGATTAGAGCCCACCCTTCAGAATTTAATATTCACTTAGCAAGGAGATGGTAACTTGGGTAGTGTTTATTGAAaagttatttgcattttctgtGTCTTTCTACCACTATCATTTACCTGTGACAGAAACGGATTTTCATTTTGTGttattattgagatttttttccaaTTAGCTTTTTGAAAGCAGCTTTCACATCCTTGTTCCGCAAACTGTAGATCAAGGGATTTAACATGGGGATGATAATCGTGTAGAACACAGAGGCCCACTTGTCTTGATCCAGGGAGTGGCTGGATGTTGGCCTCAGGTACGTAAACATGACTGTACCATAGAAGAGGGTGACAGCAGTAAGGTGAGACCCGCAGGTGGAGAAAGCCTTAAGGCGGCCTTCAGCTGAACGCATTCTGATGATTGCAACAAGGATAAAGGTATAGgagatgaagatgatgaggatggtgCTGAATTCAATGAAGCCACACAAGCTGAAGAGCAAGATCTCACTGATGTAGGTGTCTGAGCAAGAGAGGGCCAAGAGTGGTGGGATTTCGCAGAAGAAATGATTGATGATGTTGGAACCACAGTAACTCAGGCTGAAAGTGAGGGTAGTGTGGGCTATTAAACTCACTAGACCAGCCATGTAAGAGCCCAGCATGAGAGCCAAGCAGACCCGCTTGCACATGAGGGTGCTATAGTGGAGGGGTCGACAAATGGCCACAAAACGATCATAGGCCATGGCTGCCAGGACATAGCACTCAGCATCCACAAAACctacaaaaaaagcaaactggGTGGCACAGCTGGAGAAGGAGATAACTTTGTGCTTTGTTAGGAAGTCAGCCAGCATCCTGGGGGCAATGGCTGAGGAGTAGCCCAGGTCAACAAAGGAGAGGTTGCAGAGGAAAAAATACATGGGTGTGTGAAGCTGAGTGTCTGTTATAATCAGGATAATCATACCAACATTCCCCACTACATTAGCCAGGTAAACTATGAGGAAGACCACAAAGAAGATGATCTGCATCTGAGGGTCCTGGGTGATGCCCATGAAGATAAACTCAGTCACCATTGAgtggttttctttatccattgctTCACGTGTATGTGTGCCTGGATTTAGTTTTTTGATGGATGTAGTAAATTCCCTGTCACTGAAAATATTCAAACTAAAGACGAGCAATCATATGCCAGAGATAttgcaatatacatatatatgtatttatctattgtgtatatgtgtatacatatagctCTACAGTAAATGAAGGCTTTGTTTAGGATGATTCGTAAAAATCTTTCCAGTAATTAGATTCTATGACCAATAGAATAACTCAAATGCTTTGTTAAAATGGTGATGTGTCCTCTGCATGTGCCCATTGACAGCATGAGGAGGTGTTAACTTCTTGGGAATGGCAAGTTCTGCTTCTCCAATGACCTTGGTGCTCTGGGGTCATTTATCACATGATACTAGATGTTTGACTCAGTCTGCACAATTGTGTGTCTTATTAATGAGTAAAGAAGAACAGTGTTGGgtatttcttctttctaaaagaaagcaaacataAATTCAGATAATGAATAAACTTTAATTTTCATTACAGGTAGacatagaaaggaaaataagtgaCACAAGGACCTCAAAGTATAACACATCACACATATACAGAAAGTGAAATACTTGGAACAGAAGATCAGACATATAAGAAAAGACagtaaatgataatttttaaaaagccagagttACTGAGTAGCacgagagaaattaaaaaaaacatatttctgatttaaaaaatttgtatccATAACATACAAAGATTTTAAtacctaataataataaatcaaacAATCCAATAAGAATTGGTCAAAAATTTCAATAGATACTCACCaaaggagataactgaatcacaaATGATTGCGTAAAAATGCTCAAATATTCATTAGGGGAATGCAagttaaaaacacaataaaataatgttacacattaatgattaaaattttaaaagactgactATACCAAGTGTTGACAAGCAAATGGAGTAATTGGAAATTTTATCAttattggtagaaatgtaaagtagtacaaccactttggaaaaactTTTTGTAGTTTCTTATAAACTCAAAAATATGCATACCAACTCTATGATTCAGCCTTTAAATAACCTGAAAACAGCCTAACTGTACATAAGTGACAGGGTAAGTAAATTGGGGTATGTCCATAAAATGAAATGCTACTTAACGATTAAAAGAATCAGATTATTGATACATACAACGTGTttaatgaatctcaaaataattagacTGAGAGAAAACAACCAGATAAAAAAGAGTATAccttgtgtgattccatttataaaaatctAGAAAGGTTAAGATAATGAATATTGATAGGAGGTAGATCAATAGTCACCTGGATAGAGGTATGTGTGAGGTGGAGCAGAGGGGAGGGAGTATCAAGAGGCGTGAGAAAACTTTTGGGGGTAATggatttatttactattttgcaGGTGATAATGGTTTTGtgagtgtatacatatattaagacatatcacattttatatttcaaacatATTTAATTTGTTGTATGTCAGTTATACCTGAATAAAGCTactacaaaaaaagaagagaatactTGTCCCTACTGCAGTTCAGCTATTTCTCACTACATGTGAATGCAGACATCCCTTCATAGGTTAAATTGATGAGGAAATAAAAACTTAGGTTGAGGGGGCTGACAAAGTCACTTGCTGATTCT contains these protein-coding regions:
- the LOC129489818 gene encoding olfactory receptor 5AR1, encoding MDKENHSMVTEFIFMGITQDPQMQIIFFVVFLIVYLANVVGNVGMIILIITDTQLHTPMYFFLCNLSFVDLGYSSAIAPRMLADFLTKHKVISFSSCATQFAFFVGFVDAECYVLAAMAYDRFVAICRPLHYSTLMCKRVCLALMLGSYMAGLVSLIAHTTLTFSLSYCGSNIINHFFCEIPPLLALSCSDTYISEILLFSLCGFIEFSTILIIFISYTFILVAIIRMRSAEGRLKAFSTCGSHLTAVTLFYGTVMFTYLRPTSSHSLDQDKWASVFYTIIIPMLNPLIYSLRNKDVKAAFKKLIGKKSQ